The following nucleotide sequence is from Primulina tabacum isolate GXHZ01 chromosome 2, ASM2559414v2, whole genome shotgun sequence.
AATGATGCTTGTATCATAAATTTGCGTAGCTATGCTTTTATATAGTTTGAGTTTTATTGCAATGTGCAAATATTCATTTAGCGATAACATCAGCTTTGCGCAGCAAAATGAAGCAAAAGGCATTGAAAGAATGCTATCGCTACACAGAAAAGTATGCTGAATGTGCTGCAGGAAGAACATTATCTGTTGTTTGGAAATGTCGCAAACAAGCGAATGAATTGAATGAATGTCTCCATCAGTAGTAAGTCTGTGACTTCAATTCCCAAAAGATTTTGGAAGCTCCATGATATGTATGTATAATCTATTTGTTTTAGAGGTGCTTTAGAAGAATCTTTTGGTTTATATTTTAGTAGAAATTTctggaagaaagattctttcaactttttatttttaaacagCTTATTGGCCGACAGGAAATTGGTTATTTCTCCAAGGGTTTGTTCGTTTCCATCTCTACtgagaaaaatggagagaacAAGAAAAATTGATGTCAAATGGTTCTATTCTTGCTAATTTTGTACATCCTGCCATTATCAAGATGCTAACCAACCTAACTTGTTTCACCcttcaattatatatatatttttcttccaGCTTGTAATTGTCATCATCGTATGCCTTCATCATCATATTTATGCATTATAATGTATGTGTGACATAAGCACTATCATGGAATGGCGTGGGTTGAACATTCCTAATTAAAGACCTCTGCCTTTGTTTCTGTTTTTCTTGTAGTATTTCTGTGCATTCCTAATCGATAAAAGATCCGACAGTGTTTCTGTTTTTTCTTGTAGCACAAACGACTCTGTCTTGGAACAAATGAAGAAAGAGTACACACTCCAACAGGAAGCAAAAGCGACATCAAGCCTTCGAGTTTAGTTTGTTGGACGAAATAATGCCTAAAACATATAGGAAATTCTGCTAATAGTTCATTTTTCTGGTATCCTGGCCAGACATGGCATATGTTCTGATTAGTAGCGTGCCTAGAAAATTTTCTTTGTATCAGAAAACCGTTCATGAACTATGCTTTtatttttgataaaatatctTGCGCTCGCGCACATACATAATTCTATTTTGAATTTGATGAGAATCGAAAAAAATTAAACAGTTCATTGTTACATATATTAGAAAAACAACAGGAAggaatatttttattctttaattcaaaatctttgtgcttatattaattcaatggagttcaacaaaatattataaaaatttcaaacccaatgaataattttttaaattttctattCAAACATGCATATAGAAAAATTAATCTCAATTTAAGTTAGTTTTTCAACAATTCCGAaagcaaagaaaaaaaaaaaggaaaaaagttaCAGTTTGGGTATCAGAAAGTTGTATGATATGTGTTCTATAAACAGCtagataaaaaatttaattaaaatttcgtTTTAGTTGTATACCATAAACAGCtagataaaaaatttaattaaaatttcgtTTTTGTCGAGTACctcgaaatttttatttttatttttatcacttTGGATCAAAGTAAATATCATTTCTAAACATAGAATTTAAAAATCAAACTCCGAATATAATATCTATTATTATAATTGCATATTCTTGGGTATCGTTTGATTCGTTATATGTTATATGAGACAATTAGTATGGAgataaagtaatatttttaaataataaaatatataaaaatgatagttaatataatgtttgatttgattgattaattcgcttaaatttgagataatatgatattatcgtttttgttttttgaaaatattaataaaatatttataatattatttattaagtgtagtattataattttatttgaatgatttgattgatgtgagatAAATGATTAGtagatatataaataatatgatgcatcaaatataatattaaattaaataaaaacgtaGATAAAAATATGGATAAATAATATAACGAAGCATGTTGTACCTtggataattattttatatctaatttttttatatatataaatcacatgtattattattagtttattAAACGATAAATGTAGATAATCGACATTTACTTCAGCTTTGCCATGCTAAACCAGACATGACGTCGTAGCCCGTAAGCTCAAATCCCGGAATCCATCGACCAGTACAGCTGAGTACTGTTTGCAGGGGGCATTTGCAAATATGGCCTCcacaaaagaaaattttaagatCAAAGACCTCATATAGTTTTTTTTTGGTCAATAAGCCtttctttaattaaaaattaatcaaaatattaattaatagttaatctaaatattaattaatagggCTTGTGGGCCAATCCCCAATTGAGAAACACCACCCCCAACGTGAGATTCTCATCTCCCTCTTCCTCTATTCTCTTCATTTCTTCCTTTCATCACATCTTGCCCATTTTTCTCCCATTTTTATCATTCTCCATCTTCATTTCATTTCTAACTTTTTTAACCTCTTCATTTTCTCTTctccaaaaaaatataaattaaaatcaaagattaatgaCATTTTCATTCTCATGCAATACGCGTTTTCATAGGATCATTGGAATATCAGTATAAGGTATTTTATTTGGCCATTTATGTTTTCATGTGGGTGGATTATCAGCTACTCAAGTAATTTGATTTCTCATTCAGTTTGTTAAAACATTTATTGCAGTCggttaaattatatatttcagTCGGTCAATAGCATTCAGTCGGTCTGttaaatcatatattacagTCAGTCGGTCAGTTAAATCATGTATCACAGTCGCTTAATATCATTCAGTCAGTCGGTTCTTATTCAGTAGGTTGAAACATTTATTTCCGTAGGTTAAGTTATGCATTGCAGTCGGTCAATATCATTCAATCAGTCGGTTATAGTTATATATTTCCAACTCTCTTACATCcattatttataccttttttttcaGATTCTGTGGACAACGATATGATTCAAAtcttaattaattttgatgGTGAATGGAAGGTTGACAGTGAACATAAATATTCATGGTGTGATGGAAGTAATTCGGGATGGCATGCTATATCTATTGATGATAGTAATGTAAGTATCGAAGATGTTGAAGATGCAATTTTTGAGATACTTCATTTGGATAGACATGATATGATATTGAAGCTAAGTTACTTGCCGAAATTTGAGGCATGTAATCCAAGGccaatatatataaaaagctCAAGAGCATTGACAACATATCTGTCTTTTGGCGTTTCAAATGTTAGACCTTTGCTTCATGTTGAAATTATCAAAGCAAGTGGATTTGAAATAGGTTATGAAAAAACCGACAATGCTAAAGATCTTGAAGTTTGTAGAGATCATAATGATGAGATGGTTGACAATTGTGAAACTGAAGTATATGGTGGTAATGAGAGAACATATGATGAATATTTTGATGGAGTATTTTTTGAGAATGACTTAGACAATGAAATGAATGAGCATGAGAATGGGGTGGATGAAATAACAAGTATTGATAATGTGGTAACAGAAATTGTTGAGAATGAATTTGTTGTGAATGAAGAGAATCATGTTGAAGAGAATCATGTTGAAGAGCTTACATTGTGTACAACACATAATACacaagttgaattttcttatccTGAACAAGATGTGCAAGATTCTACATTATTAGCCACAGTAGGAGATGTTGAAGGGAATGTGACTTATTCTTTTAATGATTTGTCTAATTTTTTTGTCGGTCAAGAGTTTGAGAGTAAAGATGAATTTCAAACAGAATTGTTTAAGATTTGTTTAAATGCGTCCTTTGAAATAGATGTTCGAAAatccaacaaaaaaatttatgatgtTAGATGTGTTACACCGAGTTGCAGTTGGAAAATACGTGCATCACAAATAGAGAATTCATCACGATTCTCTATACGTGTTTATCGTAACACACATACTTGTGACATTTCATATCGGAGGAAAATGCATCGACAAGCAACATCAGACTTTGTAGCAAAGATTttggttgaaaattttaaaggacAACTCAGTTTGCCTGAACCAAAAACCATAATTACAATGATGCAAAATAAAGGTGTTGAAATTAGTTACTTCAAAGCATGGAGGGGAAGACAACTTGCTTTGGATAAGTTACTTGGCAGTCCCGAAGAGAGTTATCGAATTATGCCTTCATATTTGTACATGAT
It contains:
- the LOC142536925 gene encoding uncharacterized protein LOC142536925 encodes the protein MGYVQEARENHVKKKVEEALRSKMKQKALKECYRYTEKYAECAAGRTLSVVWKCRKQANELNECLHQYTNDSVLEQMKKEYTLQQEAKATSSLRV